CACGCGAAGTGTCATACCCCGAGCTGGTCGAAATCCGCGAACAGTGCCCCGATGTGAAACTTGAGGCGTTTGTTCACGGCGCCATGTGCATGACCTATTCCGGTCGCTGCCTGCTGTCGAACTTCATGGCTGAACGTGGCGCGAACCAAGGCAACTGCGCGAACTCCTGCCGCTGGAACTATGGCGTCCGGATGCGTCTGAAAGACGGCACGATCCAAGACCTGAACATCAACGAAGACAATGCGGACATGTTCGAGTTTCTGCTGGAAGAAGGCTGCCGCCCGGGTGAGTTCATGCCGATCGAAGAAGACGGGCGTGGCTCTTACATCCTGAACTCGCGCGATCTATGCATCATGCCGAAGCTGGATGAGTATCTGAAAATCGGCGTCGACAGCCTGAAGGTCGAAGGGCGCGGCAAGTCGGAATATTACTGCGCCATCGTCGCCCGCGCCTATCGCATGGCCATCGACGACTACTACGAAGATCCTGAAAACTGGGATCCGAAACCCTACATGCGCGAGCTGGAGGCCGTCGGTAATCGGGGCTACACGCTGGCGTTCCATGAAGGTCGCCTGACCAACTATGCCCATGACTACGAACACACCGCCTCGCTGGCGCAGTGGGAATATGCGGGCGTCGTGACGGACGTGACCGAAGATGCATTCCTTGTCGAAGTGAAGAACAAACTGGAAGCCGGTGAAGTGCTTGAATTCATCTCGCCCATCGCGCGCGAGACGGTTCTGCTGCGGATGTACGAGTTCGAAGACTACCACAAGGGCGGGGTCAAAGAGGTCGTACATGGCAGCACCAAAACTACGATCCGTGTGCCCTTCGCGCTGTTCGATCACGAAGATCTGGACGATCTGAAAGCCCGCTTCCCGGCGCTTACGGTTCTGCGCAAAGAAAAGGCGCTGACGGATGAACAATGGAAACGCATCCGCTTTGACAAGCTGACGCAAGGGCTTGAAATAACTGGGAAAGAAAACCCGAAAGCCTATGAAAAGCGCCGCGATGCTCTGGCCGATGCCATTGCCGAAGACGGGCGTGAAACGCGTCTGAAAACCAACAGGGTCGGTACAGATGGCTGCTGTGGTAAAGGCTGCAATGGGTGTCTGATTTTCTGGCAGGGTGATGAATATGCCCGCG
The Aliiroseovarius pelagivivens DNA segment above includes these coding regions:
- a CDS encoding U32 family peptidase, which codes for MSQRRSELLMPAGNLRKLKMAVLYGADAVYLGTPDMSLRTKSQFSLEDVIEGVEFCHAHGRRAYLTLNLFSHNKDIPKLAEYIETVRKVKPDGLIIADPGVFQYVRTHAPELPLHISTQANVCSWLSVKFWEDQGAELVVLAREVSYPELVEIREQCPDVKLEAFVHGAMCMTYSGRCLLSNFMAERGANQGNCANSCRWNYGVRMRLKDGTIQDLNINEDNADMFEFLLEEGCRPGEFMPIEEDGRGSYILNSRDLCIMPKLDEYLKIGVDSLKVEGRGKSEYYCAIVARAYRMAIDDYYEDPENWDPKPYMRELEAVGNRGYTLAFHEGRLTNYAHDYEHTASLAQWEYAGVVTDVTEDAFLVEVKNKLEAGEVLEFISPIARETVLLRMYEFEDYHKGGVKEVVHGSTKTTIRVPFALFDHEDLDDLKARFPALTVLRKEKALTDEQWKRIRFDKLTQGLEITGKENPKAYEKRRDALADAIAEDGRETRLKTNRVGTDGCCGKGCNGCLIFWQGDEYARAREVLLKRKQGEQLTRAEAAELKEVKPPRLVG